The stretch of DNA GATTCAATTTTCCAAATAGACCATAAGTGAGGGTTAAGTGCTACTTTCAGTCACTGACTTCTGAAAAGGTTTGACAATAAATGCTTGTGTGCTGGAGTGGTTCAAGCATGTTGCAAACAGCACCAATGAGGCAGCCAAATTTAGAATCTCTTAACGTATACAAAGCATTGTGCAAGCTTGACAGAGTTCTGGCCTTCACCCCCATCGACCCCACTTCTCTCAGCTAGAGTGCCTCTGAGCCATGGGTGGAGCCTGCTGTCTATAATAATGCAAACATGAGataatgtatacacacacacacatcttgcaACTGATGAGTCAAGGACATCCAGGAACTCATTCTCTGATCCAGAAACTATGAATCTTGTTAGTTAGACCTTACATCATGACTGAATCAATAACAACAGAGTGATGTCACACGCAAGGAAGGTCCATAAAGCTACTTTCAATTTACAGTTAAGGGCAGTGGCAGCTATTTTTAGAACACGAATTATAACAATATGACTGAGACTATGCCATGTCCCGCGCTGTATTCAGTGTAGTAGTTTATGTTGATGTCACACAATATCCAGTGAGAGTGAAATTGAATAAATGAACTATGCAGCAGGGCAGAGCTATGGTGCAGAAAGCTGTATATcacatgctcatttactttaggccatttaaaataaaagtttttttttaaaaattcaagtaTCCATTTAAAACTAAAACTGCACTGAACACAATTTGCCTTTGAGATTTCTGCAGCTGCATGCTGTTAATGTGAAATCATTTTCAAACCACTAAAACAGCCTCACATTGATTTTTGCAAATTAAATAAGGCCTGAGTGGAAAGCAGTGCTTTTTATCTGATAGTATCTGATGCTCGCTCTCAGCCCTCTGCCTCCAGCATGTCAGGCCGAAGCAGAGGAAACGCTCACTGGAGACTCCGGTCCATAACAGTGATGTCCTTCACTTCAAAAAGAATATATAATTGAGTTTTAGGACTACATGAAAGGGGGCAGTTTGTCAACGCTTGAGGACACTACAGCTCCATATTTTGTGTGCAGAGACATTAGTTATCCACAGATGAACAAGACCCAAACGTAGTAAACATGAAGATAAATTTTGGGTTGGCTCAGGTCGGCTGTTGGCCCAGTTATTCCCAATGGCACTAGACAGGTTGCAGGCGTTTAATACACCAGCTGAGCCTCAAAAATCAGGCATAAAGTCAGTTTGATAACACATGGAGACCAAAGTAGTACAGGAAAACAaatttcagaataaaatcttTACTGAAATTTGTCAGCGAGGATAAAGATAAAGCTGAGTTTTATGTCAGGGAGATGGGAGATCAACATTTACCTGATCATAACAGAGGGGCATTGTTGGAACTTGTTTAGATAAACACGTACATTTTTTTTGCCAACAACCttacatgcttttattttgaatctCCTTACGGCGTCTTACTGGTTATTTCTGCTAACCTGATTTTAATGAAGATCCGTTTCCAGCAGCGATGTACAACTGAACACATTGAATGGAAAATGAAAATAGCCAAACCGCTTATATCTTGTATCAAGGCTCCTTTTTTATTATCCACACAAAACAGGCAGCTTTTAATTGATTACAATGGTAATAAATGCAAACTGATGTAAGAACTGAGGTTGATGAATAACGCTTGTGTCTCTGGTTTTTATTAAGAGTATATTTAGCCTAATATTTACTGACATATATTTAAAGTTATTAGACAGGAATTACTAACCTTCCTCTGGTTCCCAGTTAACTTGTTTTCTCGGGTTTTCTATTGGAAATTTCATCTCTGGTTTTGTACTGAGTCAAAACGCTGGCAAAATTTCTTCAGCCCGGTTgtaaaaatagagaaaaaaagacaaatcaccACAAATTTCTTTCCCTCATATTCTTCACATCATCATCTTGCCGTGGAACTGGGTGTAAACTGGACAGAGAAATAAACGCATCGCAAAGCCGCATTGTCTGTCTTCCCTGCGCCCCCTCCTTTTTGGCTCCACCTCACTTGGACTCGTGGTGCTCGTCTGAAAGACTGAGATACTTGTGACACCTTTCACTGAGCTGCCGCACCACTCGGCGGTCCAAACCACATCCAAcctcacactcaaacacacacacaccagtggtcCGGTCCAGAAACACAGCCAGAGTGTTTCCAACCAATCAACTTTACGCACGCGTTACACCGGCAACAAGAACAACGGGAACGGAGAGAAGGATGCTCTCCTCCCTTTGATTCCCAAAGCGCAGTACTCCGCTCACCTTACTCTAAATATCCACTCCGCTCTGCATCGGATGACTTACATTTTTACTATTCTGTGTAACAGTTCTGTATACTCActcactcttcttctttttttcctcaaaaatGTGTGATGGTTATCCTCTCATCGTTTGGCAGCCGGCGATGGAGCACATGGCGCATGAGGGCGAGATAGGCTACACCAAATCAACGGCAGACTGAAACCATTACATCATTCACATATGTGAAATATTCAATTATTTATGAACTTGGATAGTTCAGGCAACCCTCCTCAATACATTAAGATCCCGTAAACTGTGTCAGATAGGCAGAGAATAATGTGTGTTAAATTTAATTTAgtctattattttttatttattctttattttttattatgaatGTTTTTACAACCATTGCAGCAAAAAGGTCAGAGATTTTTGAGCTTGATTGCATCGCTCTCTTATCTTATGCATTGATTACATTATAGGCTATACTCCAATTCATGTTTCTTGTCTTAAACTAACTTATATTTGCTGCATTCTTTTTCCCACTCTGTCTGTGTAAATGAAGCCAGTTGAAGtaattaaagatttttttaataactGCACAATATGGGCAGTGAACCACTTATGGCTATATAGGGCCTACCTATATGATACAAGCTTTTTGAGGAGTTATAGTACAAGAGGTGAGATTCTGGAGAGGTGAAGTGAGTTTCTAAGCTGCAAGTGTCAGAACATCCTAACACCCTAACACCTTAGTTTCCGGATGTCTGACTTTTCACAGTGGAATAAAAGTTGTTCTGGTGAAAGGGCCTGGGTTGAATGCACACAGTGTGACCTGTCAATCACGTCAACCACGCCCCCTCATTCACAGATATTTGAGGGTTAATAtcttatttattaaattattttcatAAAGGCCAGAAGGGATTggaagatttatttatttatgtattttatgagAAAAGTCTGCGTTTTTTGACTCGGACTCAGTCCAGAAGCTTTTAGCCTGTGCCTGGCGCGGCCAGCTACTTCCGAACGCATCAGCATGAGGTGTTTCCGGTGTTTCCATACGCATTACGTGATGACGAAGGCAATCATAGCAACCAGCATGGCGACGGGGAAGCTTTGCCTTACTCCTCATCTGCTTAAGCTAGTTTAGCTTGTTGCCTTTACGCTatgtgattattttagagatttaaaatgtttacagttaAGTACACTGAAGTTTCTGGATGTGTCCGAACTCTGTCACCGCTCCCCCGGAATATCTCCCAGGAAAATGGGATACGCTGATTGTAACATTACCATGGAATCGAGAATAGGTATGCGAACATTGTTAGCGCTGGCTATCCATGTAGCTCGACAACTAATCGCTAGGAGGGAGCAGATTCATTTTGTGCTTAGGCAGCTTCCTGAAGATAAAGTGTGGCTTATTGTGTATCTAGACAATGGCCACATGGCTCATGCAAGACGTaagataaaacagaaacataaacacgAATATTAGCATGCAGTAGGCTAATGTGCTGCAGTTTATTTTCCGTGTAGACTTTGTGTGCACTGCTACTTggataaatgtaaataaatataatagtgTCCTGATGATAAGCAAAACAATGTTACTGTTTTTGTAGCATTATATACATCAAGTGTATATAATTACTTCAACATATGCAAAGGCTGTGGAACTTTTATTAATTGTTTAGTCAGCACAAACTTTaaactataatataaacaacaTCCCAAGCATTTATGTACTATTATAGCACGTTAACTAGTTcatatgtgtttatgtttattttaggGACTGTATCATCTGGACTGGGGGGCAGCCCAGGTGCTAGACGAAAGACTCCGAAAAGTAGCCGTAAGTATTGACTGAGTGTGCCAAATGAATATGGGTGACATTTAAGATGAGTTATGTTTTATAACGTACTGCATGCTGTCTTGTGTTTTAGCTTTCTGTCCACGCTCCTCCAGCAAGTTGACACAGTCAATCATTAAAGACCACATGGTGTCTCATTACAAAAAGGTTTACTCTGCTAAAGGTGAGCTACATGGCAGGCATAAATTATAATTCTTACAATTATACAGTCGTACatattaataacaataacataTTTTGTCTTGTTATACAGCTGCCATTGATGCCTCAGTACCCAAAAGCTTACTTTATAGTGTGAAGTGTGAGTATCTGAGTACATTTCTAGGCTCTTTGTTTATATTGGTAGCATATTTTAAGTTCGGCAAAACCATTCATAACATTGAGTTTATACACTGGCTTGGCACTGATCAAGAGAATGAACTTGTCACTTTGCAGTACAGATCTTTCCACTAGTATGTACTAATCAGAAAGACATGCATAATAGAACAGGCAGAGGTAAACTGCTGTGCCAACAGTAGCTCCAAGCAATACGTAATCCAGTGAAGCCGCCCATCAGATAAAGATAAAGGATGCTCATTCTCATTGCTAATGGTAGTCATACTTTTTCCCTATGACTGTGCAGTCAATACAATTGCTGACTCATGCTTACTCCATAGtcaagtgcagtttttttttcttttgtcttgagGCTACCATAAGTATTTCCAGGAACATTAAGTAAATTACAATGCAAATTAAAGGACATAATAACAAAATTAATGTAGCTTTATTAGTTTACAACTGGGTAACCGGGAAGTCAAACTGCTTTGCTTGTTCAATGCAGAGTATATATGGTCTTCTGTGCCTATTGAGTTTTTCATTACCTGTCCACAGATAATGACCAGCTCCGACAAGGGCAGCCGAGGAAAGGGGGTCGTCCTCAGTCAGCCCACTCTCTGTCACAGAGAAATTGCAGAACCTCCTGCTCCTCGGCTCaggtaaacaaaaaataaaactaaaaatcaaGGCAGCTGCTTATGTGTTTTGCTAATGCTTTGTGTATATTACAAGCAATTGTGATATCTTTGAATTGATTCTATGCATTTGCATTACAGAGTAGATTATCTGTGCAATATGATGACAGCCCATATCTCAGCTCAAGGAGCTCTGTGGTATCAAGCCCAAGGTTCAGCACCAGCTTTAATGCCAATGAGATAGTTTACCCATCATATAAAGTCAGTTGTCATCACACTCGTCCTGCTTCAGAAACAAAATACCGGAACCCAGATGCAACTTTGCAGAGAAAGCCGTCATTGTGTTCACTGGCAGCTGAGAGTTCTTACAAGACTTTCCAGGACCCTGTCCAGAAGACATACAGTGGAGACTTGCTCCAAAAGCATTCACAGCACTTTACCCGAGACAAACCCTTCACTCCTAAGACCCTGAAATCAGATAAGAGTTCATACCTGTTAAAGTATCGCTACTACAGATCACCACAAAGAAAACCTACTCAGGACTGCAGCAACTCAAGACTAGTGCAACAAGAAACATATCGTGGAAGGTAAAcatcttaataagtgaagtatgAGAGACATGTCAATTCAACTCATGCTGTAGAATTTTAACACtgaattttattgtttttatgcagCACAAAAAACAAGGAATACACACAGGACTTTGATGAGCCATCTCAGGTAATTATGAAGATTTGAGACATGGGACTAGGTTAAGTTTTACTAGGCTATTTAAGGGGCAATGTTAAGTAACAGTTTTGTATTTATTGCGTCTTTCAGGGCATAACTAACAAGATGCAATTGGATCACATCTCCACAATACTCAATGTCTTACTATCCAGTACTTGTTGTTTTATAGGAATGTAATACAGAGCATGAGTGGTCTGAAGATGACTTTAATGGCACATATTTAGCATCGTCAAGACAACAGAGTCGAGCAGCCAAGACCAGAAGCTGTTATTCCTTTGACCCCTCACCCAGgtgaaaacagtgaaaacagtgCCCTATATTTTTTGCCAGGTAACATTCTAAAAGGTCTTAATCTAATTTTCTAGGCACTCACCAGGCTGCAGAAAGTCTCCCACAATGAtgagtgtgtctgcagagtAAGTTCTCCTCAGTATTGATGAATGCCTGTGCTACATGTGTAAAGACTTGACAGTGTTGGGCTTCTTTTATAATAATGTTTTACCCACTTTTAATGTTGCACTCTTCTGTTTCTCTATAGGGAAGAAGAATTGATCTACCTTGaattcatttctgctgtaacagAGGATATCTTGTCCAGGGGGCACATCTCTGACAGGTTCTTTGGTTGTCATAATTTGCTGACCCTGCTTACCATtgtcataaaaaaacagtattaCCTTATTTGTAACTCCTGAATGTATATGTTGTTTAAAAAGGGTCCTAGACCGGGTGATAAAGCGGCATATTGATATGAATCGCCATCAGCTTGATGAGGTCAGTATATAACTTCTTTGTAATATGTTGTTAATGTGTTGAGCAAGTCTTTTGAAGCTACTCACATGCAACTAATTcattgtggggttttttttaggGTAAAATGCGCCACCTTCTGGAAGTGCTTCGTAAAGATTTTGAAAAGCCAATCAATATTTCAACGTCCAGTACAGAGCTTGAAGAAAAGGAGAATAATCTACTTGATGCACTACTGCCGCCTCTGGAATCAGGagggaaacaagaaaaaaacaaagaagacacTGACCTGTTTCCTTACGTGTCACTGATTGAGAACTGTGATTCACCACATTTTGCTGCTGATCCCTTATTGGCTTCAACACCCTTGTACTCTCCTGAAATAACAACTTCGATGACTAAAGCTGACGAAAAGGATGAAGAGGGCGACAATGAAGAAAGGGGCACTGGCTCTCCATATCTCAAGGTACCTGTCACTGATAATGCAGGAATCAATGAAGAGGACTTCCATCAGATAGACCCTGCTGCAACAAACAGCGTCCACACTGAAAACCAAGAATACAGTACTGTAGGCAGTGATAAGGAAGCTGAAATCAATTATCAAGCTAATGAGCTTGAAGATCTGGGAAGACGTTTGTCAGAGTCATTGCATGTGTCAAGCAATACGCCCTGTGAAAACATGGAGAGAGCCAATGAGCAGCATTCAGATACGGTTGCTTCCAGCAGTGATGATGAGTTTTAACTTTTGCTGTATTGAGAGAttgaatgtttcattttttttcttgttaccAGCTGAGTGTTGTTTTAGACAGAAATTTGATATTGAAAAAATATACATGAGTAtagttttgtaaaaaaaaatgtatatactTAATTGTAGGTTTTATAAGCCCCACTTAAGAAgtgttgtgttgcttttttgagaaaaaaaaatactcacaGAAGTAAAAAAGAGTTAAATATCTTTTTGCATATATTTCTAAAGTAGCTGATCTATAATTGACTTCTTCAATTATCAGATTTACAGAATATAGGAATTATTGATATCTTCAAGTGTGAGTGGAGTGCAGTGTAATGTAGCTgcagctattgttttttttatgaaatattaCGTATGTTTTTTGTAAAGTGCGTTTGGCTggctctgacatcatcaccagaAAGTGTCTTTATTATTGCAATAAaattttttattcttcttttttgtgtgcTCCTGTCTGATTAACTATATTAGATATTAAAAAATGGCAATAAATCCGCCTGCTACCACCTGAAAAATATGTGTTATTGTCCAACATATGTGTTATTGTCTTGTCTTGCGCAAATAAAAATGAGGCAACTCTTTGTACAACATTATACATGTGCCATCAGAGCCGTCGGGTTAGAAAAGGTAAACAGAGACAGGTCTGCGGCCAGCAGTTCCTGACAGCTGTCCCATTTCTGGCATTTTCACCGCTCGGCATTCCAGCTGTCTGATGTCATGGCTCCGAAAACCTCCATGTATCCTTCCGCTGCGGAGGCACTACCATGGATTTGAAGCGTTTGTTCCGGAAAATACGATCAAACCAAATAGTTTGCTGAAATGTTTAGTAGAATTAAAGCGTGTCTCGGTGTAATTTAAGAATTTTATTTACAAACCAAGCAATAACAAACAAGCTATAGATGTGCGGATGTAGACGGAATACACTTGTTGCTCTTCCAATCCGAGGAAGCGAAACACGCTTGGAACTTGAGTGAACTGCTGGACCAGGAGACATGGGGTGCTACGTTAGTTTAGATCCAGAATCAAACTACAGTCAAAAAGCTGCATCCGTTTCCGACAAATATCTTAAAAGCAGTAATTCCTTCACCTTGATGGCGGAGCCCCTACGGACAGAATAATAGTTGGACTCCTAAATTGCATCTGTTGGCTAACGGTAACgttaatttttttcccccaaaatatTTACCGGCGACGTCAGCTTCCTAAGGGTGTCGTCTACTTGCTGGAACATAAGTTAGCACACTAGCGTCGAAGCTAATTTAGAGGATGTTGTTGTTTAAGGTAATGAACGTATAAAAAGGTGAAATTAGTAACAAGTTAGTCCAGGAAATGTCAAACATTTAGAACAAACTTGTATGAATGTAGTTCCTGTTGAACGTGAaatatatgtgagtgtgtggttcAGGTGAAACACGGCAGGGATTTTGTAGTAGCTTACTGCGTATCGAATTAGGTTGTTCTTTTTCGGTATTTGGAGCAGACTATTCACCGGGAGGGATTAATCCAACCACAAGCTTGGAAACATACATCATTATACGAAGCTTTAAATACATAGGTCAGGTAACATAATTATGATTCCTCTTACGTTTTTTTTGATAAAAGTTTAATAGTTTATCCGGAATGTTTACTTGGAGAACTGACTGTGGGGCTGGCAAGTTTGGTAACAAAATGCAGCATTTAAGAGGATTACTTTACGGCAAGCcttgtgtttgtcttgtctGGCATGTTTCAGGGTGATAGTGTCGTAGGTTTTTCTTAAGTGATGAGTAAGAATACTTAAataaattgttatttttttacccTGTGTTTCATCCCACTCGGCTGCATACAAAGTATTCCAGTATTTTGAACATGTTTTGAAACATCTTTGTCTCATTTTTCAGGACTCCTTGTTGATGATGAACCTCATGACTTGTTATATTCTCAAAACCTTTGAGTGGGCAGCAAGGAGAGTACTTTCCCTGGACTAAGCGAAGATCGCCTCCCTAAAAGAAGTGTGAAACATGCCCTTGCCATTTGGCTTCAAACTCAAAAGGACTCGAAGGTATACTGTTTCAAGCAAGAGCTGTCTTGTCACTCGGATTCAGCTTCTCAATGGAGAGTTTGTTGAGTTTACACTTTCGGTGGAAAGCACTGGGCAAGA from Parambassis ranga chromosome 22, fParRan2.1, whole genome shotgun sequence encodes:
- the LOC114427528 gene encoding spermatogenesis-associated protein 7 homolog isoform X2; translated protein: MGYADCNITMESRIGTVSSGLGGSPGARRKTPKSSPFCPRSSSKLTQSIIKDHMVSHYKKVYSAKAAIDASVPKSLLYSVKYNDQLRQGQPRKGGRPQSAHSLSQRNCRTSCSSAQSRLSVQYDDSPYLSSRSSVVSSPRFSTSFNANEIVYPSYKVSCHHTRPASETKYRNPDATLQRKPSLCSLAAESSYKTFQDPVQKTYSGDLLQKHSQHFTRDKPFTPKTLKSDKSSYLLKYRYYRSPQRKPTQDCSNSRLVQQETYRGSTKNKEYTQDFDEPSQECNTEHEWSEDDFNGTYLASSRQQSRAAKTRSCYSFDPSPRHSPGCRKSPTMMSVSAEEEELIYLEFISAVTEDILSRGHISDRVLDRVIKRHIDMNRHQLDEGKMRHLLEVLRKDFEKPINISTSSTELEEKENNLLDALLPPLESGGKQEKNKEDTDLFPYVSLIENCDSPHFAADPLLASTPLYSPEITTSMTKADEKDEEGDNEERGTGSPYLKVPVTDNAGINEEDFHQIDPAATNSVHTENQEYSTVGSDKEAEINYQANELEDLGRRLSESLHVSSNTPCENMERANEQHSDTVASSSDDEF
- the LOC114427528 gene encoding spermatogenesis-associated protein 7 homolog isoform X1, translated to MYYYSTLTSSYVFMFILGTVSSGLGGSPGARRKTPKSSPFCPRSSSKLTQSIIKDHMVSHYKKVYSAKAAIDASVPKSLLYSVKYNDQLRQGQPRKGGRPQSAHSLSQRNCRTSCSSAQSRLSVQYDDSPYLSSRSSVVSSPRFSTSFNANEIVYPSYKVSCHHTRPASETKYRNPDATLQRKPSLCSLAAESSYKTFQDPVQKTYSGDLLQKHSQHFTRDKPFTPKTLKSDKSSYLLKYRYYRSPQRKPTQDCSNSRLVQQETYRGSTKNKEYTQDFDEPSQECNTEHEWSEDDFNGTYLASSRQQSRAAKTRSCYSFDPSPRHSPGCRKSPTMMSVSAEEEELIYLEFISAVTEDILSRGHISDRVLDRVIKRHIDMNRHQLDEGKMRHLLEVLRKDFEKPINISTSSTELEEKENNLLDALLPPLESGGKQEKNKEDTDLFPYVSLIENCDSPHFAADPLLASTPLYSPEITTSMTKADEKDEEGDNEERGTGSPYLKVPVTDNAGINEEDFHQIDPAATNSVHTENQEYSTVGSDKEAEINYQANELEDLGRRLSESLHVSSNTPCENMERANEQHSDTVASSSDDEF